From one Henningerozyma blattae CBS 6284 chromosome 1, complete genome genomic stretch:
- the VTS1 gene encoding Vts1p (similar to Saccharomyces cerevisiae VTS1 (YOR359W); ancestral locus Anc_7.27) — protein MHSNPGYSDELPGRTHSPFNNIVRSAHPGAVLLSSPTSSIKLSGMNSGLSDEIPTSLSNNSIFQSLDSNGSNLSHQQSHNNNDINITQPCNNNTNSLSFDHNLISSPLISGTIQHSLIHSPNPLNLQHSASSSTIFLDTLSSNSNTNLNNSSINHGNNINTNINSNTNVCLHPHHHNNNNNNNNNNNNNNNTCNTNAGILLHQNLGSTKNNNSTNNNSNNNTTNNLNNMQNNIPNMLASPTPQHHMVNFTQKLNRLCSWMSTLTSIEQNNVIDTLLTTLNDDVLNSTKLKIDSLINSGYLTNSPNVPHSIGVSASNTYAYPASLLDSVISYDTDSNMVYPLPPWSPQPSNSNLNIYSDIRPRSVDPRMVRDSTSQSYHMASTQNTITNQNNSNNNSSNNNIKPSGSSSNLITSSTSITLTNANNIHLNVRSPQQQLHQITQQSIVSSSPNSNLNAVIPISNPKTSIATPTTGSNSMNPQVLTDPKLLTNIPLWLKALRLHKYSEALKGKTWVELIYLDETMLETLGVTALGARRKLIKAFSIVKGYHECGQIDKTAYIT, from the coding sequence ATGCATAGTAATCCAGGTTATTCCGACGAGCTTCCTGGTAGAACACACTCTCCTTTCAATAATATAGTCCGAAGTGCTCATCCTGGAGCAGTTCTTCTCTCCTCTCCAACTTCTAGTATTAAGTTATCAGGCATGAATTCTGGTTTATCTGACGAAATACCTACTTCACTTTCTAACAATAGCATTTTCCAATCTCTTGATAGCAATGGTAGTAATTTATCACATCAACAATCGcacaataataatgacaTTAATATTACCCAACCTTGCAACAACAATACTAATTCTCTTTCGTTCGATCATAACTTAATCTCATCGCCTTTAATATCAGGCACCATACAGCATTCACTTATACATTCGCCAAACCCATTAAATCTTCAGCATTCAGCATCGTCATctacaatatttttagatacTTTATCATCTAATAGTAATACCAATCTTAATAACTCTTCCATAAATCATGGGAATAACATTAACACgaatattaattcaaataccaACGTGTGTCTTCACCCACATCATcataacaacaacaacaacaacaacaacaacaacaacaacaacaataatacaTGTAATACTAATGCAGGAATACTTCTTCATCAGAATCTCGGTTCTACCAAAAACAATAACAgcactaataataatagtaataacaaTACTACTAATAACCTTAATAATAtgcaaaataatattccaaatatgTTAGCATCACCTACTCCTCAACATCACATGGTTAATTTTactcaaaaattaaatcgaTTATGTAGTTGGATGTCGACTTTAACTTCAATTGAACAAAATAATGTCATTGATACCTTATTAACCACATTAAATGATGACGTATTGAATTCTACAAAATTGAAGATTgatagtttaataaatagtGGTTATTTGACAAATTCACCAAATGTTCCACATTCCATTGGTGTATCTGCATCAAATACATATGCTTATCCTGCTTCACTATTAGATTCTGTAATTAGTTATGATACAGATTCTAATATGGTTTATCCATTACCTCCTTGGTCTCCACAAccttcaaattcaaatttaaacatATATTCTGACATTAGACCTAGGTCAGTAGATCCAAGAATGGTAAGAGATTCCACTTCACAAAGTTATCATATGGCCTCAACTCAAAATACTATTAccaatcaaaataatagtaataataattcatcaaacaataatataaaacCTTCAGGATCATCATCTAATCTCATAACATCATCTACTTCTATAACATTAACAAATGCCAATAATATACATTTAAATGTACGATCTccacaacaacaattacaTCAAATAACTCAACAAAGTATAGTATCATCTTCACCTAATTCAAACCTAAATGCAGTGATACCTATCAGTAATCCCAAAACATCTATCGCCACACCAACCACTGGTTCTAATTCGATGAATCCTCAAGTTTTAACTGATcctaaattattaacaaaTATACCATTATGGTTAAAGGCATTAAGGTTACACAAATATTCAGAGGCTTTAAAGGGAAAAACATGGGTGGAATTGATTTACTTGGATGAAACAATGCTAGAAACATTAGGAGTGACTGCATTAGGTGcaagaagaaaattaataaaggCATTTAGTATTGTAAAAGGATATCATGAATGTGGGCAAATTGATAAAACTGCTTATATAACTTGA
- the ERV46 gene encoding retrograde cargo receptor ERV46 (similar to Saccharomyces cerevisiae ERV46 (YAL042W); ancestral locus Anc_7.31) — translation MRSSTLLSLDAFSRTEEDVRVRTKTGALITLGCMGITFLLLLNEWLRFGIIETRPELVIDRERHLKLDLDLDVTFPNMPCDLINLDLMDDAGEIQLDILSSGFTKTRLDSRGNELGTFDFDLSKDISEYPPDDDKYCGPCYGALDQSNNKDDMPMDEKVCCQTCADVRQAYLNAGWAFFDGKDIEQCEREGYVQRINDHLNEGCRIQGNARLNRIHGNVHFAPGLAFQNRRGHYHDTSLYDKKTELTFNHIINHLSFGKHVKPGIGSKFSAASVSPLDGHQMILNDDPHNVQFIYFAKIVPTRYEYLDKDVIETAQFSTTTHSKALNNLADDKTTPKPSRRSGTPGLYINYEMSPLKVINREQHVQTWVSFILNCLTSIGGVLAVGTVIDKIFYRAQRTIQSTKKN, via the coding sequence ATGAGAAGTTCCACTCTTTTATCCCTAGACGCATTTTCCAGAACTGAAGAAGATGTTCGTGTTCGTACAAAGACAGGTGCTCTTATCACATTAGGATGTATGGGTATTACATTCTTACTATTACTAAATGAATGGCTTCGATTTGGTATTATTGAAACTAGGCCAGAATTGGTAATTGATAGGGAACGCcatttaaaattggatTTGGATTTGGATGTTACATTCCCCAATATGCCATGtgatttgattaatttGGACTTAATGGATGATGCAGGAGAGATCCAATTGGATATTTTGAGTTCAGGTTTCACTAAGACAAGATTAGATTCTCGAGGAAATGAATTGGGTACTTTTGATTTCGACCTTTCCAAAGATATTTCAGAATATCCACCCgatgatgataaatattGTGGTCCATGTTATGGTGCACTTGATCagtcaaataataaagatgatatGCCAATGGATGAAAAAGTATGTTGTCAAACTTGTGCAGATGTCCGTCAAGCTTATTTGAATGCAGGTTGGGCCTTTTTTGATGGTAAAGATATTGAGCAATGTGAAAGAGAAGGTTATGTGCAACGTATAAATGATCATTTGAATGAAGGCTGTAGAATTCAAGGGAATGCACGTTTGAATAGAATTCATGGTAACGTTCATTTTGCTCCAGGTTTAGCATTCCAAAACCGTAGAGGTCATTATCATGACACTTCCTTATATGATAAAAAGACAGAATTGACTTTCAATCATATCATCAATCATTTAAGTTTTGGTAAGCATGTTAAACCAGGTATTGGTAGTAAGTTTTCAGCAGCTTCTGTATCTCCATTGGATGGTCATCAgatgattttaaatgatgatcCACACAAtgttcaatttatttattttgctAAGATCGTTCCAACAAGATATGAATATTTGGACAAGGATGTTATTGAAACTGCTCAATTCAGTACAACTACACATTCGAAggcattaaataatttggcAGATGATAAAACTACTCCCAAGCCAAGCCGTCGTAGTGGTACACCTGGTCTATATATCAATTATGAAATGTCGCCATTAAAAGTCATAAATAGAGAACAACACGTTCAAACATGGGTCTCATTCATATTGAATTGTTTAACCTCTATAGGTGGTGTTTTAGCCGTCGGTACGGTCATcgataaaatattttatagaGCACAGCGTACAATTCAATCTAccaagaagaattaa
- the CDC24 gene encoding Rho family guanine nucleotide exchange factor CDC24 (similar to Saccharomyces cerevisiae CDC24 (YAL041W); ancestral locus Anc_7.32): MVHHSHKSNISLQGPSRSHTALPSAMNSAVNAEDSLYHVCDLTRRRLGHLPQLQPYLNLAYSSSELLSERQSLFLSQKQQQHKTSGHHSVNSVSSIDNTPSHAGTTSTLRSSAISGSSLNSLDGVTYTTSNSIPNNGSPTNGNSEEALLTYSMGILPISMDCDPVTQLSQLFQQGSPLCIVFNAVKPQYKLPIVSSDDLKICKKSIYDFILGCKEHFAFTDEELFTISDVFSNTTGHLIKVLDVVKTLLDSAPEIFPSLESVIKERDHEEEELKLKRSTSSSNEYFKIMREFVQTERKYVHDLEILDEYKQQLLDNNMITSEELYMLFPNLSEALDFQRRFLVSIEINILADPSRQRLGALFMHSKPYFKLYEPWSINQNATIDFLTANLEKINDVSFVIANKLELQSFLYKPVQRLCRYPLLLKELLNACRAQSNSVKELEMALDIAKSIARSINENQRRTENHEVVKKLYNRVVNWKGYKISKFGELLYFDKVQISTSNTSEVEREFNVYLFEKIIILFSEIFQKKSNSLSLKTKKHLNTASSLSLSTTHTNSSQTGSIHSVTEPKLDLRGRIMIINLNSVNPQSTHSLSITWESPKEQGNFILKFKNEEIRDNWSSCLKALVRRVRSESFRSTRSSNGSNFSSSPNKARHTHNSISNISSPKSKHISDVLPKHRSSQLENDSRVISETYKNSIPEGFLLIRIAYNADFYSILIDINSSIDHLLQNIKRKLNHAGAVTKVKYQDEDGDYIMLESDEDWNVAKDMLKENNELVLNVWAYS; the protein is encoded by the coding sequence ATGGTTCATCATTCACATAAGTCAAATATATCTCTACAAGGTCCTTCGAGATCACATACAGCACTTCCCAGTGCTATGAATTCAGCTGTAAATGCAGAAGATTCCTTATATCATGTCTGTGATTTGACACGTCGTAGGCTGGGACATTTACCTCAATTACAAccttatttgaatttagcATACTCTTCAAGTGAATTGCTAAGTGAAAGGCAATCTCTATTCTTGTCACAGAAACAGCAACAGCATAAAACATCGGGCCACCATAGCGTCAATTCTGTTTCCTCGATTGATAATACCCCTAGTCATGCTGGAACAACCTCTACATTAAGATCGAGTGCAATATCAGGTAGTAGTCTAAATTCCTTAGATGGTGTCACTTATACTACGTCAAATTCAATTCCAAATAATGGTTCTCCAACTAATGGTAATAGTGAAGAAGCCCTATTAACTTACAGCATGGGTATTTTACCTATTTCTATGGATTGTGATCCTGTAACTCAATTATCTCAATTATTCCAACAAGGTTCTCCATTATGCATTGTTTTCAATGCCGTTAAACCACAATATAAACTTCCAATCGTTTCATCTGATGATCTAAAGATTTGTAAGAAATCCATATATGATTTCATATTAGGCTGTAAAGAACATTTTGCATTTactgatgaagaattatttacgATATCAGATGtattttctaatacaaCTGgtcatttaataaaagtCTTAGATGTTGTAAAAACATTATTGGATTCAGCACCTGAAATATTCCCATCTTTGGAAAGTGTCATAAAGGAAAGAGATcatgaagaagaagaattgaaattaaaacgTAGTACATCATCAAGTAAcgaatattttaaaattatgaGAGAATTTGTTCAAACAGAAAGAAAATATGTTCATGATTTAGAAATCTTGGATGAATATAAACAACAACTGttggataataatatgatcACATCAGAGGAACTGTATATGTTATTCCCCAATTTATCAGAAGCATTAGATTTCCAGAGAAGATTCCTCGTATCTATTGAGATTAATATATTAGCAGATCCATCAAGACAAAGATTAGGTGCGCTGTTCATGCATTCGAAGCCATATTTTAAACTGTATGAACCTTGGTCAATTAATCAGAATGCAACTATTGATTTTTTGACTGCAAACTTAGagaaaattaatgatgTTTCCTTTGTCATtgcaaataaattagaattgCAGTCATTTCTTTATAAACCTGTTCAAAGACTTTGTAGGTATCCTCTGTTATTAAAGGAACTATTAAATGCATGCCGAGCCCAGAGTAATAGTGTTAAAGAGTTAGAAATGGCTTTAGATATTGCTAAGAGTATTGCAAGAAGTATTAATGAGAATCAAAGACGTACAGAAAATCATGAAGTtgtcaaaaaattatataatagaGTGGTTAATTGGAAAGGTTATAAAATCAGCAAATTTGGggaattattatattttgataaagtTCAAATCTCAACAAGTAATACATCTGAAGTTGAACGTGAATTTAATGTTTatctttttgaaaaaattattattttattttcagaaatatttcaaaagaaatcGAATTCATTAAGTTTAAAGACtaaaaaacatttaaatACGGCCTCAAGTTTAAGTTTATCCACTACTCATACAAATTCAAGTCAAACTGGTAGCATTCATAGCGTTACTGAACcaaaattagatttaaGGGGGAGAATCatgattattaatttaaattctgtTAATCCGCAAAGTACACATTCATTAAGTATTACCTGGGAATCTCCAAAAGAACAGggtaattttatattaaagttcaaaaatgaagaaattagaGATAATTGGTCTTCATGTCTAAAAGCACTTGTAAGAAGAGTTAGAAGTGAATCTTTTAGAAGTACTCGTAGTAGTAATGGAtccaatttttcatcatcaccaAATAAAGCTAGACACACACATAATagtatttcaaatatttctagTCCCAAAAGTAAGCATATATCCGATGTTTTACCAAAACATCGTTCATcacaattagaaaatgattcaaGAGTAATTTCTGAAACCTATAAAAATTCTATACCAGAaggatttttattaataaggATAGCATATAACGCagatttttattctattttgaTTGAcattaattcatcaattgatcatttattacaaaatataaagcGCAAATTAAATCATGCGGGAGCAGTTACTAAGGTGAAATATCAAGATGAAGATGGTGATTACATCATGTTAGAATCTGATGAAGATTGGAATGTTGCCAAAGATAtgttaaaagaaaataatgagCTTGTATTGAATGTCTGGGCatattcataa
- the GDS1 gene encoding Gds1p (similar to Saccharomyces cerevisiae GDS1 (YOR355W); ancestral locus Anc_7.34): MALANSRPLPIPTADHEVLLNNASPVFQPNATSLGITNKEMPTPSAASSSDSNMTSNSNLNSSVTNSSSSSASSTAKPKKEKEAPALEISKLLPVTGERPAPLDRAAPLNDDVLFAVFNILWDQDSNQQGMTVKQLCDLLLEKHPEMSTLSTKLSNLISAKLNAYVKKLEKGEKTLKYALSREWSDSTPRRMVYVYRGILADDYKEHALAAAKQLKRNDSSTTSLISSSSNSKKNQQNQQQNDNQSQLQQQQQQQHLQQDQQASFSQTLGLGPQIRQEFNIPYSTSPVSANMTPAKNAISISTTITNSNGSKRGSTSQDFEGGSNNNSAKKRKKSQTSDSASSRETSQPQTPYITAAAAAPRISKLVSRDKPANSQNTAETVSAIHNVISTQMPVEVILPTQSEYIDGLLLTPWVKTVREGFLTEDIDSPESLTMDDLDNFFD, from the coding sequence ATGGCCTTGGCTAACTCCAGACCACTTCCAATACCAACTGCAGATCACGAGgttcttttaaataacGCCTCTCCTGTGTTTCAACCAAACGCTACATCTCTAGGTATAACCAATAAGGAAATGCCGACTCCAAGTGCTGCCTCAAGTTCGGATTCCAATATGActtcaaattctaatttgaATTCATCGGTTACGAATTCTTCTTCGAGTTCCGCCTCTTCCACGGCCAAGCCAAAGAAGGAGAAGGAGGCTCCTGCTTTGGAAATATCGAAACTACTACCTGTCACAGGTGAACGTCCGGCTCCTTTAGATAGGGCTGCTCCTTTAAACGATGATGTCTTATTTGctgtttttaatattttatggGATCAAGATTCAAACCAACAAGGTATGACTGTAAAGCAGTTATGTGATCTATTGTTAGAAAAACATCCAGAAATGTCTACCTTGTCTACAAAACTCTCTAATTTGATTTCTGCAAAATTAAATGCATAtgtgaaaaaattagaaaaggGGGAAAAGACTTTGAAATATGCTCTTTCAAGAGAATGGTCTGACTCTACCCCTCGTAGAATGGTTTATGTTTATCGTGGGATTTTAGCTGATGATTATAAAGAGCATGCTTTAGCTGCTGctaaacaattgaaaagaaatgATTCTTCTACCACTTCCTTAATCTCTTCAAGCTCAAACTCAAAGAAGAATCAACAAAATCAACAACAGAACGATAATCAATCACAACTACAGCAACAGCAGCAACAACAGCACTTACAACAAGATCAACAAGCTTCATTTTCGCAGACTTTAGGTTTAGGACCTCAAATTCGtcaagaatttaatatacCTTATTCCACATCTCCTGTGTCTGCTAATATGACACCAGCTAAAAATGCCATCTCTATTTCAACAACTATCACCAATAGTAACGGTTCTAAAAGAGGTAGCACTTCTCAAGATTTTGAAGGTggtagtaataataattccgcaaaaaaaaggaaaaagagTCAAACTTCAGATTCTGCTTCCTCTCGTGAAACTTCTCAACCTCAAACTCCTTATATtactgctgctgctgcagCTCCAagaatatcaaaattagTTAGTAGAGATAAACCAGCTAATTCACAAAATACTGCAGAAACAGTTTCTGCTATACATAATGTAATCTCCACACAAATGCCTGTCGAAGTTATTCTACCGACTCAATCAGAATACATTGAtggtttattattaacCCCCTGGGTGAAAACTGTAAGGGAGGGTTTCCTTACAGAAGATATTGATTCGCCAGAGTCTTTGACAATGGACGAtttggataatttttttgattaa
- the CLN3 gene encoding cyclin CLN3 (similar to Saccharomyces cerevisiae CLN3 (YAL040C); ancestral locus Anc_7.36), protein MNSKLQRVVTSSIRNNIGTEQTIYENQQSQYDNIKNHSTVFKPVAQQQLPQPPQQQQQQSTSSSNSHLAMLSRVRKNVAFVKSQNHNLLRRELQAHQSSTMEYGATLLKHLLETDKYMNESSNSNRPNLSRFTSQPQITSKMRFLMFDFIMCCHTRLRLSTPTLFLTFQIMDSYSSKFIVKSNVYQLLALTSLWISSKYWDSKNRTPTLDILRNLCCKQYTSSQFCEMELHLLKAFDWSFCVTPTYDSFIDSSLFLRNNKDVTPTILYQNQDVSDINKVKIGAVMLCELATFDINLAFNVPPSQLSICAVAMITLALKYLDTNELVNYENSDDLDESSKKICKSLLEMVSDPTLLPSTFKFKYLNEQSPSTSSSKKIIDTLSNYSIQIKMEEFYKSQEFSTFMDSLEKSKDTNNTDIFGENDDDDDITFTNNNDSNYISESDGRRRANHQHFSSFSSNNISSNSYWGPSPISTTPSSISFASPFSSTDRISSNTPDTVNSPYGDKLSAILSHNSTNSLYSFTNSRFPLPSPTTPVLLNNDIMIKRNNSQRRSRNWSVSSMKSLNSTRKPELSGPILTTSFVKGHHKRSSSTMDIDFFDSELNTKRQNR, encoded by the coding sequence ATGAATTCTAAATTACAAAGAGTTGTAACTTCGtcaattagaaataatattggaaCTGAACAAACTATTTATGAAAATCAACAATCACaatatgataatataaaaaatcattcTACAGTGTTTAAACCTGTAgctcaacaacaattacCACAACCGCCACAGCAACAGCAGCAGCAATCAACTTCTAGTTCTAATTCTCATTTAGCTATGCTTTCAAGAGTTCGGAAAAATGTTGCATTTGTTAAATCACAAAACcataatttattaagaaGAGAATTACAAGCTCATCAATCTTCCACAATGGAATATGGTGCtactttattaaaacatttACTTGAAACtgataaatatatgaatGAATCTTCCAACTCCAATAGACCAAACTTATCAAGATTCACATCTCAACCTCAAATCACATCGAAGATGAGATTTTTAATGTTTGATTTCATTATGTGTTGTCATACAAGATTAAGATTGTCTACACCAACACTATTTCTCACTTTCCAAATTATGGATTCATATTCATCCAAGTTTATTGTTAAAAGTAATGTTTATCAATTACTAGCATTAACTTCATTATGGATTAGTTCTAAATATTGGGACTCTAAAAATCGTACACCAACTTTGGATATTTTACGTAATTTATGTTGCAAACAATATACTTCATCTCAATTCTGTGAAATGGAATTACATTTATTAAAGGCATTCGATTGGTCGTTTTGTGTTACTCCAACTTATGATTCATTTATTGACTCATCGCtatttttaagaaataataaagatgtCACGCCAACTATCTTATATCAAAACCAAGATGTTTCGgatattaataaagttAAAATTGGTGCAGTCATGTTATGTGAACTTGCCActtttgatattaatttagCATTTAATGTCCCACCATCTCAATTATCGATTTGTGCTGTTGCAATGATTACATTagcattaaaatatttggatacTAATGAACTGGTTAATTATGAAAATTCTGATGATCTTGATGAATCAAGTAAAAAGATTTGCAAGAGCTTATTGGAAATGGTATCTGATCCAACTTTATTACCTTCtacatttaaatttaaatatttaaatgagCAATCACCATCTACTTCAAGtagtaaaaaaatcattgatACCTTAagtaattattcaattcaaattaaGATGGAGGAATTTTATAAATCACAAGAGTTTTCTACTTTTATGGattctttagaaaaatCTAAGGATACCAACAATACTGATATCTTTGGTGAAaacgatgatgatgatgatattacaTTTACTAATAACAACGATAGCAATTATATCAGTGAGTCTGATGGTAGAAGACGTGCCAATCATCAGCATTTctcatcattttcatccaataatatttcaagtAATAGTTATTGGGGTCCATCTCCAATCTCTACTACACCATCCTCAATTTCATTTGCGTCACCATTTAGTTCTACTGATCGAATCTCATCAAATACACCAGATACTGTAAATAGTCCCTACGGAGACAAATTATCTGCTATATTATCTCATAATTCCACAAACAGTCTTTATTCCTTCACAAATTCAAGATTTCCATTACCTTCTCCAACAACTCCTGTTTTactaaataatgatataatgATCAAGAGAAATAATTCACAAAGAAGAAGTAGAAATTGGTCTGTTTCATCGATGAAATCACTAAATTCTACTAGGAAACCAGAATTGAGTGGCCCTATCCTGACGACTTCATTTGTCAAGGGACACCACAAGAGATCCTCATCTACTATGGATATCGATTTCTTTGATTCGGAATTAAATACGAAACGTCAAAACAGATAG